Proteins from a genomic interval of Asterias rubens chromosome 16, eAstRub1.3, whole genome shotgun sequence:
- the LOC117300709 gene encoding YTH domain-containing family protein 3-like has product MSAGVDQKPKSQRAQVQNGPVNTKEGVSDEDFERYVQNSQANQGYTAPNMAPAQDYLPSYYPSYSFQYSMPGSETTWSTGGDFNNFNYGTYDNNYAAENYYNQPGTTPPYLNQGLNFFPGNADFMTGSWSNSSAPGPQGQQPQQVTSRSQPAAQGTSYYDYARYPNASQQQVAPGGQRGYQGINGLDGHDGKAHGMKAVEQGMSGLNIGAAGDKQNAIGGVMTQNTHGMRSEQEMVRGQQVTTSSMAQQAPPPPASAPVTAAKPVSWAAIASKPAKPQPKMKTKTGSHAPVPTQLPPMKQTMTIGTWNGNDKQGAKPATTTAASVVQQPQVQQPPQTQSHGQGQGQGGQSNKQQEHGQGQQSGPSGQQQQQQQQQQQQHQNRAPQQSQQQQRNHGGNPPNQHQQMQQRWSGSNTQGNSNSYANRSSGGGNSGSAANGSSGASGISAISVGQAMGGAAPQPSQPSPVLDKLHSANTYNPNSFSLDIKNSRMFIIKSYSEDDIHRAIKYGIWCSTEHGNKRLDSAFRERTTKGPIYLLYSVNGSGHFCGVAEMMSVVDYNVNTGVWMQDKWKGRFDVRWVYVKDVPNSQLRHIRLENNDNKPVTNSRDTQEVPLDKGRQVLKIIHAYRHTTSIFDDFGHYEKRQEEDTARKPSGRDRRAQHRN; this is encoded by the exons ATGTCTGCTGGGGTCGACCAG AAGCCGAAATCGCAAAGGGCTCAAG TTCAAAATGGTCCGGTGAACACAAAAGAAGGAGTTTCCGATGAAGATTTTGAGCGATACGTGCAGAACAGTCAAGCCAACCAG GGATACACGGCTCCCAATATGGCGCCTGCACAGGATTACTTGCCGAGCTACTATCCATCATACTCCTTCCAATACTCCATGCCTGGTAGCGAGACCACCTGGTCCACTGGAGGGGATTTCAACAACTTTAACTATGGTACCTACGACAACAACTATGCTGCGGAGAACTACTACAACCAGCCGGGTACGACTCCGCCATACCTGAACCAAGGGTTGAACTTCTTTCCAGGGAATGCTGACTTTATGACCGGCTCATGGAGTAACAGCTCTGCTCCTGGGCCGCAGGGACAACAGCCACAACAGGTGACCTCGCGTAGCCAACCGGCAGCGCAGGGGACTTCTTACTATGATTACGCTCGTTATCCCAATGCCTCCCAACAACAGGTGGCACCAGGGGGGCAGCGGGGGTATCAGGGAATTAACGGACTGGATGGGCATGATGGTAAAGCTCATGGGATGAAAGCTGTGGAACAGGGAATGTCCGGACTGAATATTGGAGCAGCGGGCGATAAGCAGAATGCCATTGGTGGGGTGATGACCCAGAACACTCATGGTATGCGGTCAGAGCAGGAAATGGTGCGTGGACAGCAAGTTACTACATCATCAATGGCGCAACAGGCTCCCCCTCCCCCTGCCTCGGCCCCAGTGACTGCTGCTAAACCTGTATCTTGGGCAGCCATTGCCAGCAAACCGGCCAAACCCCAACctaaaatgaaaaccaaaacTGGATCCCATGCCCCGGTACCGACTCAGCTCCCACCCATGAAACAAACCATGACCATTGGAACTTGGAATGGGAATGATAAACAGGGAGCTAAGCCGGCCACCACTACTGCAGCTTCTGTTGTACAGCAACCTCAGGTGCAGCAGCCACCCCAAACCCAATCCCATGGGCAAGGACAAGGACAAGGAGGACAGTCAAACAAGCAGCAGGAACATGGACAGGGGCAGCAGAGTGGACCATCtgggcagcagcagcagcaacagcaacagcagcagcaacaacaccaAAACCGTGCGCCTCAACAATCACAGCAGCAGCAAAGGAACCACGGCGGCAACCCACCCAATCAACACCAGCAAATGCAGCAGCGCTGGAGCGGCAGCAACACCCAAGGGAACAGCAACAGTTATGCTAATCGTTCCAGCGGCGGTGGGAACAGTGGGAGTGCAGCTAATGGTAGCAGTGGTGCGTCTGGAATCAGTGCCATCTCAGTTGGCCAAGCTATGGGCGGGGCTGCTCCACAGCCCAGTCAACCCAGCCCTGTACTGGACAAGCTGCACTCTGCAAACACCTACAATCCTAACAGTTTCAGTCTGGACATCAAAAACTCGCGCATGTTCATCATCAAGAGTTACTCGGAGGACGATATCCACCGTGCTATCAAGTATGGCATTTGGTGCAGCACGGAGCATGGCAACAAGCGCCTGGACAGTGCATTCCGTGAGCGTACCACCAAGGGACCCATCTATCTCCTGTACAGCGTTAACGGCAGCGGACACTTCTGCGGCGTGGCAGAGATGATGTCAGTGGTGGACTACAATGTCAATACGGGTGTCTGGATGCAGGATAAATGGAAAGGGCGCTTTGATGTGCGCTGGGTCTACGTCAAGGATGTACCGAATAGCCAGCTGCGACATATCCGTCTGGAAAACAACGATAATAAACCCGTGACAAACTCTCGCGACACCCAAGAAGTGCCGCTGGATAAAGGGCGTCAGGTCTTGAAGATCATCCACGCGTACCGTCACACTACGTCAATTTTTGACGACTTTGGGCACTATGAGAAGCGTCAGGAAGAAGACACAGCTCGTAAG